Genomic DNA from Salvia miltiorrhiza cultivar Shanhuang (shh) chromosome 1, IMPLAD_Smil_shh, whole genome shotgun sequence:
atgatgatgatgctacAATGAAACAAATTTTCCAATTTACACAACACAAAACCTCGTACCGACTAATTATTAGTTCATAGCAAAAGCGCAATAAGTAATAACTACCCAGAAACTATACAGTGACCATCCATCCTAAGCAGTTGAACACAATCTCGAATTTCTGCAGCATTGCCAGCAATGTCATTATACAACAACACATGATTCTTCAAGAATATATAGTACAAGCTCAGCTTCTAGCTCCCTGCTGATGGGACTATACTCGGTCGTGGAGCTTGATCTCGTGAAGGGCTGATGATAGACACTGGATAGCCTTCGTGTAGTGTGTTCAAGGTATCCCAGTCGACCTCATCTACAATATATAGCCATGATTCGGAAAAAATACGCTTCATGATCAATAAATACaaggaggaaaaaaaaaaagcagcgAAAACCAAGTTCAGGATACCTTCTGTCCTCCACATGTCAGTGATGCTTACATCCGTCTCTGACAATAGATAATAATCAGCATCGCTCTGCAAATGTTGAAGGGAGAAGCAAGGTTTAGCAATGGAAGAATGTTCGCATGTGAGACATGTAGTAAAATATTAAGTGATAGCTCACGTCAGCATCTGGTACGATCTTCATGATTCCACTCACGAAATCATGGGATGAGCTCGTCTCTAAGCACATCCTTTGAACTCCTTCTCCCTGCCCAATGATTTCATCTCGTGTAATCTCCTCCGTTGGTGTCTCATTCGCAACAGATGTGTCAAGGTTACTTGGCTGTGCTTCGTAGGCATTTATCTCCTCGAATTGACTAGGTTTGACAAGAATGTCAAAAAGAATCACGATAATGAGAGCTCTTGAAAGTAATCCCAACCTTAGAATAGACTTTCTTAATATGTTTAAACTTCTTTTCCTTAGATACCTTACGAGGTAGACATCTATTGGTCCCATGGTGCTTCGAAGAACGATTTTGTATCTTCTCTGTGGGTAATCTCCAGCCTGTAGGAAGAAAATTAACTGGAATAAAACAAACATTATTACACGAAAAACTAATCCCTGGTTGGAATTGTCAGTACCAGGAATAAGACACGGTTACCTCATCGGGTTCAGGAACTTCCAGAGTCGTGCCGTGTGGAGCTTTAATAGCTATCAGAGTTTCATTCTGGATGAAGGAACAAAACcatgtttgagtattttttttaatctgtaGATGCATAGGATAGGTTGAATAGAAGAAGAATATCTATACCTCGAAGCACGGTAGGTTTTTGACATCTTCTTCAGTAATAAAAAGCCACCTGGGAAAGAAATCACTAATCTAGAATGAGTGGCTAAAAAAGATAATGGTGTTAATTTAGTTCGACAATGAAGGAATGATAGTGTGACACCTTTGATTGTCTTCTTCTTCGCTTAGCCCCCTTAACTTTTCCTGCATTTCTCTGAAACAAGAAGTATATCAGAAGACTGACATGTTCGAAGAGAGGATCGGGATATAGATGATTGAAGCATTAGAGGTGACCTTATGCGCTCGTCTAATCTGCACTCCTCTGAATTCAAGTTTTGTATTTCTTCCTGCACAGGATCAAAGAATTGATAAGGAGTTAGCAACTCCCCAAACCAAGACTGGTGCACTTTTCCATTTCAATTAGTATATCAGTCAGCATAAGAATGAAGTAAGCAGAgtcaaagaaatggaaatgagGTTTCTGAATTGCAGATAAGTATAGGAGTTCCTGTGTAATTCAATCAATAGTCTACTACATCCCGTTTGATGTTACATCCTGTTTGATGTAAAACAACTTAAAACAGGTATTGTTTTAGACCCAAAAACATCATAAATAGGCATATGCATGTAGCTTGATTATAGGGAATGAAACAATTAGGATAACGAGGCAATGTGAACACCAATAAGCAACTTATTTCCTATTTTATTTGTACCTGTATATCTGGAAGGGTCTCATCCACTTCCCCAGGTCTCCGTACATCAGTCCCCCTAGTCGACAACATTGCCAATTAGTAAAGTATTGCTTCTCAAAGATAAGTTAAATCTGAACTAGAAGCAATCCCAATCAAATCTAGTTAGATAGACGCTACTCTTACTTCCACTGGATTATGTTTTTGAGAGTCTTTTCGATAAGACCAATGCCTTCAAGGACATTAGTTATATCGTATATACGCCTCTTCTGTACCTGCTAGAGAAGGGATTTGTCAATTGCCAAGACATGGTCAAAACTGAAGCATCAATTGGAAGAAGTAATCACCTCTAATGTCTCTGCGGCTTTATTCAGCTCAAGGATACCACCTTCTGAATGTTTTATCAGATTAATGAACTTCTTTGTTAGGAGAGCTGTAAGGGGAAAAGTGCAATTCAATGAGTCTATCCACGAACGAACCAATTCAACGGCAAAATTTATGATAATCAATTACCAATGCAGACAGATCACTCCAACATGATGAAAAGACAGCTAAATATAAAATCCTGCAGGTAATATGCTATACCTAAGGAGCTATCATATCGACAGGAACCGACTGGAGTGAGATTATCGCCTGTTGGAGAACCTGCAAATTGGATGTTTGTCAATAGAGTACCAATTCCTTCATATTTATGACGTCAGTACTCGGGGGGAgcaattttgaaaagaaaaaaacacaaGACTAGAAATTAAAGGGGGTGATTTTGACCAGTATTTGTCATGAGACTTTGACAGCTAACTCTGTTTGCCTTGGTTGACTTAGGAACCTTCTGGGGTTTCTCAGATTTCACTGAAACTGGAGTCCGGTGAGGGCTGTTCATGAAAGCACTGGTGCCAGGACTTACATTTTGCTCAACAGATATCGTGCCATAGTCAGCCATTCCACTCTTCCGTTTCAATGACTTGCGAAATCAAAACAATAAGCCGATATCAAATAAAGCAAATACTTAACCTCATAAAATTTCCATACAGCGAATGAAGATTTACAGAAGCCACTTTCTTATTTAGAAAGGCAACATATCTTCAATGCCACTATACTTTATAGTCCAAGACCTTGATGATGCTTCCTAAAAAGCTGAGATAACGACTATAGAACTAATGAAGATGCCATGACGCAAAGAAGCAAAGTGAGGACATTATTCTTCATTAAACAAGAATCACACATTTGGCAATTAGGCCAGCATCcggactatcaaaagatagcaTCGTTTGCTTCTCGTGCACAACCAGAAAGAGAGCATATAGCTATCCCTGGCTACAGAAAATGTGCCTATTAAGAAAGCAACGGAGAGACACGAAAGACCTAGTAATCAGTAACGAAAGCTGAGATCGTCGTTATCCAGTCAACCTTGTTGCATCAACTGAGTCATAAGTCAGAGCAATGCGTGAAAAACTATAAACATTTCACCTACTCCTAAGTTACATATCGAAAACAAGCTCCATTTTTAATGCTAAACAGAACCAAAGAACACTGATCAATAGCACTACGACCATCTTTATCCAGTCAAACCAGACTAAGCAACCGAGTCATAGCTCGGAGCAATGTACGGAAACCTATAAATATTTACCCTGTCATCAATTAGAGATCAAACTCAACTACTCAAGCTCCAATTTCGATGCTAAACCAAACGAAACGAAATTGCACCGGTCAAGCACTGTATAACTTGTatgaaaacaaatttaattcAACGCAACAAACAAAGATCGATCCTGCACAAAATACGGTTAATCTCTCTACAAAGCCAACATAAGACGATAAAATGAACTCAGAAAAACTAATGGCTCACAGGCGGCGGCGTCTTTATGACAACGGCTTCGTCGAGTTCTGGATTGGGATGAGAGCCAACAGCGGTGAAGCGGCGGTAGTCAACGCGGCCGCCTCCACCGAACGGCGGCTTCATGGGAAAAGGCAGGTGTTCTCAAGTAGTCTGCGGCAGCGACATGATCAATTAATTCTCCAAAGATGAACACAGAGGCTACCTCTTGATTCTGAAACTAATTCTGATCTCCAAATCCCGAGACTGGATCTCTGGGGTTTCTTTGCGGGGAGAGATAAAGGAAGGGaaactgagagagagagagaaaaaaaatttggagggGAAATTGGGGAGCAATGGAAGTGAGGGATGTGAATTTGAGGGAGAAGGAATGCGCAAAGAGGGAAAGAAAAAGGTAAACTAAAGGAGGGAAAAGATAGTAAGTGGGAAATAGATTGTAACGAGTCAAAtcttgtgtttgtttatttattttaatgagtTCAAATGTAAGTCGAGTTTCCGTAGCTTCATGtttatggagtatatttttcatTGAGTTTGTACTCGATCATATTTAATCGGACATAAAACTAGGTTTCATCTGATTTGAAATGTTTGTCAAATCCAACTTGTATAAATTTGAGCGAGACAATTGTGATGTAGTTTGATTTGATTCCACAGCCTAAATGAGAAGCTTATGAAAGGTTATAGGGCTTTGAGTAAAAACTTGAGATGATCATTTTTTAGCTGTTTCTGAACACAAATACCCATATTGTGAGGCTGCAAGCAGAGGGGGATACAGTGAAAATGCCTATGGGGTTttattttttactccctccgtcccggccaagacgctacatttgcttctcggcacgggatttaaggagttgtagattaatgttttaagggtgtaataataaaatgataaagtaggagagataaagtaataaagtgataaaataagaaagagaaggtaataaagtgataaagtaaaagagagaatgtaataaataaatacttaattagtgttaattaagtgtttaaaattccttatttttgccaaatatagaaatgtagcatcttcgttgggacggcgcaaaaaggaatatgtagcatcttgggcgagacggagggagtatttttttgacttagggagggggagcagtgatGTTCGAACCCGAGACCTTACTGTTTACACACAGGAGATGataccgcttggtgtcccctcgGGGATAACATGAGGTTTTATTAGTATGGGTAGAAATCCTATTTAATGTGAAGTGGGTCCTATTAAAAACTGAAGAAACAAAAAATCGTATTCTTCGTCAGAAATCATGGTATCTTGTACTAGTATATAAGGTTATAATCCAAAACAATATTTTTAGAGCGTGTTTTTGCTTCAGGAAAACATTAACCAGGTATCAAGAAAATTGTCTGTAGCACTTGCACATTTGGCGTTATAGGAAAGAATTGAAATTCCTCTTCGTTTTTGGTTGTGTAAATAACCCTCTCATTTTTTGTCTATTTCTTTTATAACTCCGCAATCCAGATAATTATCaatgaaaaacataattttgtgCATAATATTCCGATTAACCATAAAATGTATATTTAAAAGTCATaactgtaacaccccgcccatttatattaagtttagaatttaatttaa
This window encodes:
- the LOC131021964 gene encoding transcription factor E2FB-like isoform X2, with translation MKPPFGGGGRVDYRRFTAVGSHPNPELDEAVVIKTPPPSLKRKSGMADYGTISVEQNVSPGTSAFMNSPHRTPVSVKSEKPQKVPKSTKANRVSCQSLMTNTGSPTGDNLTPVGSCRYDSSLALLTKKFINLIKHSEGGILELNKAAETLEVQKRRIYDITNVLEGIGLIEKTLKNIIQWKGTDVRRPGEVDETLPDIQEEIQNLNSEECRLDERIREMQEKLRGLSEEEDNQRWLFITEEDVKNLPCFENETLIAIKAPHGTTLEVPEPDEAGDYPQRRYKIVLRSTMGPIDVYLVSQFEEINAYEAQPSNLDTSVANETPTEEITRDEIIGQGEGVQRMCLETSSSHDFVSGIMKIVPDADSDADYYLLSETDVSITDMWRTEDEVDWDTLNTLHEGYPVSIISPSRDQAPRPSIVPSAGS
- the LOC131021964 gene encoding transcription factor E2FB-like isoform X1 — its product is MKPPFGGGGRVDYRRFTAVGSHPNPELDEAVVIKTPPPSLKRKSGMADYGTISVEQNVSPGTSAFMNSPHRTPVSVKSEKPQKVPKSTKANRVSCQSLMTNTGSPTGDNLTPVGSCRYDSSLALLTKKFINLIKHSEGGILELNKAAETLEVQKRRIYDITNVLEGIGLIEKTLKNIIQWKGTDVRRPGEVDETLPDIQEEIQNLNSEECRLDERIREMQEKLRGLSEEEDNQRWLFITEEDVKNLPCFENETLIAIKAPHGTTLEVPEPDELIFFLQAGDYPQRRYKIVLRSTMGPIDVYLVSQFEEINAYEAQPSNLDTSVANETPTEEITRDEIIGQGEGVQRMCLETSSSHDFVSGIMKIVPDADSDADYYLLSETDVSITDMWRTEDEVDWDTLNTLHEGYPVSIISPSRDQAPRPSIVPSAGS
- the LOC131021964 gene encoding transcription factor E2FB-like isoform X3, with protein sequence MADYGTISVEQNVSPGTSAFMNSPHRTPVSVKSEKPQKVPKSTKANRVSCQSLMTNTGSPTGDNLTPVGSCRYDSSLALLTKKFINLIKHSEGGILELNKAAETLEVQKRRIYDITNVLEGIGLIEKTLKNIIQWKGTDVRRPGEVDETLPDIQEEIQNLNSEECRLDERIREMQEKLRGLSEEEDNQRWLFITEEDVKNLPCFENETLIAIKAPHGTTLEVPEPDELIFFLQAGDYPQRRYKIVLRSTMGPIDVYLVSQFEEINAYEAQPSNLDTSVANETPTEEITRDEIIGQGEGVQRMCLETSSSHDFVSGIMKIVPDADSDADYYLLSETDVSITDMWRTEDEVDWDTLNTLHEGYPVSIISPSRDQAPRPSIVPSAGS